In Schistocerca americana isolate TAMUIC-IGC-003095 chromosome 7, iqSchAmer2.1, whole genome shotgun sequence, a single genomic region encodes these proteins:
- the LOC124622373 gene encoding uncharacterized protein LOC124622373, protein MRMKHRKNIYVQPRKEICNICDKLVTDVNKHMKRHNFASGKMTCTECNTFRCSRRQELIHHLECVHQQKMECKEMTFNSVEEFFLWKEQMEAEEKVSFIRPRGKQKCDYFVCHRSGYVDKTASGRRLREPSIKIGGTCPACLVVKNVSSNMVNVKFYRTHTGHSLSVGSLHLTTADRAMVAELIAQGVPDTTILKKVRESIQVGLFRRVHLLSKQDIRNIRKEYKLDDSSAHQDDATSVDLWVRQQERLGKDSPVIYYKAQGTEDNGNKLSESDFMIVLMTEYQQKMAKKFCAEKVLIDSTHGTNKYKFYLTTLLTVDEFGAGCPVSYCLSTHTDTRSMQVFFEQIKKCIGNIKTKVFMSDDCDCYYSAWSVVMGHSEHRLLCTWHVDRAWRRNICAKVNGNAMLKSTVYKALKTLHLQTDREKFSELLDGFLTWCAEEEGTEEFGKYFKDRYSWRAHMWAYSYRIGLGLNTNMFLEANHKTLKYSYLLKKINNRVDKCIQALLHRTRDSLFQRLIRLCKGTERTTRSAEISKSHRRGCGINKELIHCVEDGTWHVYTVSDRPPYTVTYTENSCTACPLSCTECKICVHSCVCSCTDNLIKGNLCEHIHAVEISKGTVKLPMQDRFCRESSVQELTQIVAQQTSGAGSTVDYRAALEDRLTIVQQLARSANSETAGSLLVSFDKLIKEMRAGIASQKELVGPHFPVTSAPPNETCRIQRQFQSVRKTCEKKEHSFATPSCAEIETIIQDLLGSGNSS, encoded by the exons ATGAGGATGAAGCATCGCAAGAATATTTATGTACAGCCTAGGAAAGAAATATGTAATATCTGCGACAAGTTGGTAACAGACGTAAACAAACACATGAAGAGACACAATTTCGCGTCTGGAAAG atgacatgtaCCGAGTGCAATACATTTAGATGCTCTCGGAGGCAAGAACTGATACACCATTTGGAGTGTGTTCACCAACAGAAAATGGAGTGCAAggaaatgacatttaattctgtggaag agttctttCTGTGGAAGGAACAGATGGAAGCTGAAGAGAAGGTTTCCTTCATAAGACCAAGGGGAAAACAGAAATGTGATTATTTTGTTTGCCACCGTTCTGGATATGTTGACAAAACAGCTTCAGGCAGAAGGTTAAGGGAACCTTCAATCAAAATTGGCGGCACGTGCCCTGCCTGTTTGGTAGTAAAAAATGTGTCATCTAACATGGTTAATGTCAAGTTCTACAGGACACACACAGGACACAGTCTCTCTGTGGGTAGCCTACATCTGACCACAGCTGACAGGGCAATGGTTGCTGAATTAATTGCACAAGGTGTTCCTGATACTACAATTTTGAAGAAAGTGAGAGAGAGCATTCAAGTTGGACTCTTCAGAAGAGTTCATCTTTTAAGCAAACAAGATATTAGAAATATTAGGAAAGAATACAAGCTGGACGATAGTAGTGCACACCAAGATGATGCAACCAGTGTTGATCTGTGGGTGAGACAACAAGAGCGCCTAGGGAAAGATTCCCCGGTGATTTATTACAAAGCCCAAGGCACTGAGGATAATGGAAACAAATTATCAGAAAGTGACTTTATGATAGTCCTTATGACTGAGTATCAGcagaaaatggcaaaaaaattcTGTGCGGAAAAAGTTTTGATAGACAGCACACATGGCACTAATAAGTATAAATTTTATCTGACCACACTGTTGACCGTGGATGAATTTGGTGCTGGATGTCCAGTTTCTTATTGCCTCAGTACACATACTGACACAAGGTCCATGCAAGTTTTCTTTGAGCAGATTAAAAAATGTATTGGAAACATCAAAACAAAG GTATTCATGTCTGATGACTGTGACTGCTACTACAGTGCCTGGAGTGTAGTTATGGGCCATAGTGAACATAGGTTGTTATGTACCTGGCACGTTGATCGGGCATGGAGACGGAATATATGTGCAAAAGTAAATGGGAATGCAATGCTGAAGAGTACTGTATACAAAGCTCTGAAAACTTTGCACTTACAGACAGATAGAGAGAAATTCTCAGAGCTGCTGGATGGCTTTCTTACTTGGTGTGCAGAGGAGGAAGGAACTGAGGAGTTTGGCAAGTACTTTAAAGATAGATATTCATGGAGGGCACATATGTGGGCATACAGCTACAGAATTGGACTTGGCCTTAATACAAATATGTTCTTAGAAGCAAACCATAAAACTCTTAAATACTCATACttactgaagaaaataaataacagagtAGATAAATGTATCCAGGCCCTGTTGCACAGAACGAGGGACTCACTTTTTCAAAGATTAATAAGGCTTTGTAAGGGGACAGAGAGAACTACACGCAGTGCTGAAATAAGTAAGAGTCACAGAAGAGGTTGTGGTATCAATAAGGAACTGATACACTGTGTTGAAGATGGCACATGGCATGTATACACCGTTTCTGATCGGCCCCCATATACTGTCACCTATACAGAGAACTCTTGCACTGCATGCCCATTGTCCTGTACTGAGTGCAAG atcTGTGTGcacagttgtgtgtgttcttgcacAGACAATTTGATCAAGGGTAACCTCTGTGAACACATTCATGCAGTGGAAATCAGCAAAGGAACTGTAAAGCTCCCTATGCAAGACAGGTTCTGCAGAGAGTCATCTGTGCAGGAGTTAACACAAATAGTTGCTCAGCAGACTTCAGGTGCTGGCAGCACTGTTGACTACAGAGCTGCTTTGGAAGACAGGCTGACTATTGTGCAACAATTAGCAAGAAGTGCTAACAGTGAAACTGCTGGCTCTCTCCTTGTGTCATTTGATAAATTAATTAAAGAAATGAGGGCAGGCATTGCATCGCAAAAAGAACTCGTTGGTCCACATTTTCCAGTAACTTCAGCTCCACCAAATGAGACATGCAGGATTCAGAGACAGTTCCAATCAGTAAGGAAGACATGTGAAAAGAAGGAACATTCATTTGCAACACCATCCTGTGCAGAAATTGAGACGATTATACAAGACCTCTTGGGAAGTGGAAACAGTAGCTGA